One Deltaproteobacteria bacterium genomic window carries:
- a CDS encoding manganese efflux pump: MPFLEILAIAVALAMDAFAVAIASGVALKTVTARQTFRLSWHFGLFQAFMPIIGWAGGFAVRDYFLRFGHWAAFALLLYIGGHMFWEGLSHDADDVCLDPTQGTRLIMLSIATSIDALAVGLSLAMIGASIWYPAVVIGIVALALTAMGMYLGAALGCQTRLGHYAEILGGGVLMAIGGKILWQGL; encoded by the coding sequence ATGCCATTTCTTGAAATTCTCGCCATTGCCGTGGCCCTGGCCATGGACGCCTTCGCCGTGGCCATCGCCTCGGGGGTGGCCCTCAAAACCGTCACCGCCCGTCAGACCTTTCGTCTGTCCTGGCATTTCGGGCTGTTCCAGGCCTTCATGCCCATCATTGGCTGGGCCGGCGGGTTCGCCGTGCGCGACTATTTTTTACGCTTCGGCCATTGGGCCGCCTTCGCCCTGCTTCTCTATATCGGCGGCCACATGTTCTGGGAAGGACTAAGCCACGACGCGGATGACGTCTGTCTGGACCCAACCCAGGGCACGCGGCTGATCATGCTGTCCATCGCCACGAGCATCGACGCCCTGGCCGTGGGCCTGAGTCTGGCCATGATCGGCGCGTCCATCTGGTATCCGGCGGTCGTCATCGGAATTGTCGCCCTGGCCTTGACGGCCATGGGAATGTATCTCGGAGCGGCTCTGGGCTGCCAGACCAGACTTGGGCACTACGCCGAAATTCTTGGCGGCGGCGTGCTCATGGCCATCGGCGGTAAAATCCTGTGGCAGGGGCTCTAG